A genomic region of Saccopteryx bilineata isolate mSacBil1 chromosome 1, mSacBil1_pri_phased_curated, whole genome shotgun sequence contains the following coding sequences:
- the F2 gene encoding prothrombin, which yields MARIRGPWLPGCLALVALFSLVHSQHVFLAPQQALSLLPRVRRANSGFLEELRKGNLERECLEEQCSYEEAFEALESSADTDVFWAKYTACESLRKSRDKLVECLEGNCAEGLGMNYRGNVSLTQSGIECQLWRSRYPHKPEINSTTHPGADLQENFCRNPDGSTNGPWCYTSSPTVRREECSVPVCGQGGVTVGLTPRSKGSTVNLSPPSADCVPERGRYYQGRLAVTSFGSPCLAWASEQAKALSKDQDFSPDVQLVQNFCRNPDGDEEGAWCYVGGRPGDFEYCDLDYCEEPVEEVTGDGQGEDLGEDAAIEGRTITEEFQPFFNEKTFGAGEADCGLRPLFEKKSLEDRTEKELLESYIEGRIVEGWDAEKGLAPWQVMLFRKSPQELLCGASLISDRWVLTAAHCLLYPPWDKNYTENELLVRIGKHSRTRYERGIEKISMLERIFIHPRYNWRDSLDRDIALLKLKKPVAFSDYIRPVCLPDKQTAVRLLQAGFKGRVTGWGNLKETWTSKATEVQPSVLQVVNVPIVERPVCKASTRIRITDNMFCAGYKPNEGKRGDACEGDSGGPFVMKSPYNNRWYQMGIVSWGEGCDRDGKYGFYTHVFRLKKWIQKVIDRFGG from the exons ATGGCGCGCATCCGAGGACCGTGGCTACCCGGCTGCCTGGCCTTGGTTGCCCTGTTTAGTCTTGTGCACAGCCAGCATG TGTTCCTGGCCCCTCAGCAAGCGCTGTCGCTGCTCCCGAGGGTCCGGCGCGCCAACAGCGGCTTCCTGGAGGAGCTGCGCAAGGGCAACCTGGAGCGCGAGTGCCTGGAGGAGCAGTGCAGCTACGAGGAGGCCTTCGAGGCCCTGGAGTCCTCCGCAGACACG GATGTGTTCTGGGCCAAGTACACAG CTTGTGAGTCATTGAGGAAATCTCGAGACAAGCTCGTTGAATGTCTGGAAG GTAACTGTGCCGAAGGTCTGGGTATGAACTACCGGGGAAATGTGAGCCTAACCCAGTCGGGCATCGAGTGCCAGCTATGGAGGAGTCGCTACCCACATAAGCCTGA aatcaaCTCCACCACCCACCCTGGGGCCGACCTACAGGAGAACTTCTGCCGCAACCCAGATGGCAGCACCAACGGGCCCTGGTGCTACACTTCGTCCCCCACAGTGCGGAGGGAGGAGTGCAGCGTCCCTGTCTGTG GCCAAGGGGGCGTCACTGTGGGGCTGACCCCACGTTCCAAAGGCTCCACGGTGAATCTGTCACCTCCATCAGCCGACTGTGTCCCTGAGCGTGGCCGGTATTACCAGGGTCGCCTGGCAGTGACCTCATTTGGGTCGCCCTGCCTGGCCTGGGCCAGCGAGCAGGCCAAGGCCCTGAGCAAGGACCAGGACTTCAGCCCGGATGTGCAGCTGGTGCAGAACTTCTGTCGCAACCCAGATGGGGATGAGGAGGGCGCGTGGTGCTACGTGGGCGGGAGGCCCGGCGACTTCGAGTACTGTGACCTGGACTATTGTG AGGAGCCGGTGGAGGAGGTGACAGGCGACGGGCAGGGCGAGGACCTGGGTGAGGACGCAGCCATCGAGGGGCGCACCATCACCGAGGAGTTCCAGCCCTTCTTCAACGAGAAGACCTTCGGTGCTGGGGAGGCAG ACTGTGGGCTGCGACCTCTGTTTGAGAAGAAGTCGCTGGAGGACAGGACAGAGAAGGAGCTTCTGGAGTCCTACATCGAGGGGCGCATCGTGGAGGGTTGGGACGCCGAGAAGGGCCTGGCACCCTG GCAGGTGATGCTTTTCCGGAAGAGTCCCCAGGAGCTGCTGTGCGGAGCCAGCCTCATCAGTGACCGCTGGGTCCTCACTGCTGCCCACTGCCTCCTGTACCCACCGTGGGACAAGAACTACACGGAGAATGAACTTCTGGTGCGCATTGGCAAGCATTCCCGCACCAG GTATGAGCGAGGCATTGAGAAGATCTCCATGCTGGAAAGGATCTTCATCCACCCCCGGTACAACTGGAGAGACTCCCTGGACCGCGACATCGCCCTCCTGAAGCTCAAGAAGCCCGTCGCCTTCAGTGACTACATCCGGCCTGTGTGCCTGCCCGACAAGCAGACGGCAGTCAG GTTGCTCCAGGCTGGATTCAAAGGGCGGGTGACCGGCTGGGGCAACCTGAAGGAGACGTGGACATCCAAGGCCACCGAGGTGCAGCCCAGCGTCCTACAGGTGGTGAACGTGCCCATCGTGGAACGCCCCGTCTGCAAGGCCTCCACCCGCATCCGCATCACTGACAACATGTTCTGTGCTG GTTACAAGCCCAACGAGGGGAAACGAGGGGACGCTTGTGAAGGTGACAGCGGAGGACCCTTTGTCATGAAG AGCCCCTATAACAACCGCTGGTATCAAATGGGCATCGTCTCGTGGGGTGAAGGCTGTGACAGGGATGGAAAATATGGCTTCTACACACATGTGTTCCGCCTAAAGAAGTGGATACAGAAGGTCATTGATCGATTTGGAGGCTAG